In Oryzias melastigma strain HK-1 linkage group LG18, ASM292280v2, whole genome shotgun sequence, one DNA window encodes the following:
- the LOC112138455 gene encoding GRB2-associated-binding protein 1-like: MVPSDLSLSAGEQSLRLMLHRASEGGASSPLLQRPKREKQVEYLDLDLHTGRSTPTRQKRCTTKGRTSREEQGGGDEERARGERTRVDYVVVDPKRTKALKNTREAWHDGRMSTEKEKT; this comes from the exons ATGGTCCCCTCGGACCTCAGCCTCAGTGCTGGAGAGCAG TCTCTCAGGCTAATGCTGCACAGAGCATCAGAGGGCGGAGCCAGTAGTCCGTTGCTACAGCGAcctaaaagagaaaagcagGTGGAGTATCTGGACTTGGACCTTCATACTGGACGATCGACACCAACGAGACAG AAGCGATGCACCACGAAAGGCAGAACCAGCAGGGAGGAGCAGggaggaggagatgaagagCGAGCACGAGGCGAGCGTACGCGTGTTGACTATGTGGTGGTGGACCCCAAAAGGACCAAAGCCCTCAAGAACACCCGGGAAGCATGGCATGATGGGAGAATGTCAACTGAAAAGGAGAAAACCTAA
- the LOC112138454 gene encoding uromodulin, translated as MLRPLLFLFAVSGLTGVHGNLCTVTGPTVIDFSGQMNSVSDRCEYSLLHDQSTGFSLKANFLERRRRDVSFVDSLTLDFSDSDDIQLLQGHRVKVAGSPVTLTSSVQTSGGVDLSKDQTGVTASFSVNGSSVSVFFDGTTAQIYMDLPVNHTYDGLCVDSSSSSASRLPGNDSCQDQYVDAGDGTIISEAVVAQCDVLSKTPFSQCNLIVEVEPYMVACRTTLMKYPSVDNLRCQFLKAYAKACEKKQVDLQSWWTTAQCHHPQPICGDKCIDHEFCGDIHGNTDCRCRAIYASKFTEQHRLGGPTVCKDNTASLSLVGCLLKENGIDYNHLHLNDQTCKGAMNPDNHMLEFTFQSDSCGTEVTTNNSQVIFTNAIVTRNSSSDVITRQDKVFIEFSCSHPKPELQNVAFNILDNSVKIFLQSGEWNYSLSMKAYSDAAHTDLLGPKSDVRLNQKIWIVLETEGLDKNVVSVVTEACWATSDDSPSSTPKYYLINDGCPNADDGTVNVMGNGQGTSNSFSFNMFEFSGKEPSEVYLHCQLQLCVKKNNDCVPGCSAGGRRRRSLRYRRGAPALISMVWTP; from the exons GCGTCCATGGAAACCTGTGCACAGTGACCGGTCCCACTGTCATTGACTTTAGTGGACAAATGAACTCTGTGTCCGACCGGTGTGAGTACTCTCTGCTGCACGATCAGTCTACTGGATTCTCTCTGAAGGCCAACTTCCTGGAACGGCGTCGCAGAGATGTGAGCTTTGTGGACAGTCTCACTCTGGACTTCAGTGACAGTGATGACATTCAGCTGCTGCAAGGACACAGAGTCAAG GTAGCAGGATCACCTGTGACCCTCACCAGTTCAGTCCAGACATCTGGTGGAGTTGATCTCTCCAAGGACCAGACTGGAGTCACTGCTAGTTTTTCAGTCAATGGCTCATCTGTGTCTGTGTTCTTTGATGGAACCACAGCTCAGATCTACATGGATTTACCTGTTAATCATACGTATGATGGTCTGTGTGTAGACTCCAGCAGTTCCTCAGCATCAAGGCTCCCCGGTAACGACAG CTGTCAGGATCAGTATGTAGACGCTGGTGATGGCACCATTATCTCAGAAGCTGTAGTTGCACA GTGTGACGTCCTGAGCAAAACTCCGTTCTCCCAGTGCAATTTGATTGTTGAGGTAGAGCCATACATGGTTGCATGCAGAACTACTTTGATGAAATATCCTTCAGTGGACAATCTCAGGTGTCAGTTCCTGAAGGCCTACGCCAAAGCCTGTGAGAAGAAACAAGTTGACCTCCAGAGCTGGTGGACAACAGCTCAGTGCC ATCACCCACAGCCCATCTGTGGAGACAAATGCATTGATCATGAGTTCTGTGGAGATATCCACGGAAACACGGACTGTCGCTGTAGAGCCATTTATGCCTCCAAGTTCACTGAACAGCACAGACTGG gAGGTCCAACTGTCTGCAAGGACAACACTGCCTCACTCAGTCTGGTGGGTTGTCTCCTGAAGGAAAACGGCATCGACTACAATCACTTGCACCTCAATGACCAGACCTGCAAAGGTGCGATGAACCCAGACAATCACATGCTGGAATTCACTTTCCAAAGTGACAGTTGTGGAACTGAAGTCACG ACCAATAACAGCCAGGTCATCTTCACAAATGCGATTGTGACCCGCAACAGCTCCTCAGACGTCATCACTCGTCAGGATAAAGTCTTCATTGAGTTCTCCTGCAGCCATCCTAAACCTGAGCTGCAGAACGTGGCCTTCAACATTTTGGACAA CTCTGTGAAAATTTTCCTTCAGTCTGGAGAATGGAACTACAGTTTGAGCATGAAGGCTTACTCTGATGCTGCCCACACCGACCTTTTGGGTCCAAAGAGTGATGTCaggctgaaccagaagatctggaTTGTTCTGGAGACCGAGGGTCTGGATAAAAATGTGGTTTCTGTGGTGACCGAAGCCTGCTGGGCAACCAGTGATGACTCACCCAGCAGCACTCCCAAATACTACCTGATCAATGATGG CTGTCCAAACGCAGATGATGGAACAGTTAATGTGATGGGAAATGGACAAGGAACCTCCAACTCCTTCTCCTTCAACATGTTTGAGTTCTCTGGAAAGGAACCTTCAGAAGTCTACCTTCACTGCCAACTGCAGCTGTGTGTTAAGAAGAACAACGACTGTGTGCCG GGTTGTTCTGCTGGAGGTCGGAGACGCAGATCTCTCAGATACAGAcgtggggctccagcgttgatCAGCATGGTCTGGACTCCTTAG